The Psilocybe cubensis strain MGC-MH-2018 chromosome 7, whole genome shotgun sequence genome has a window encoding:
- a CDS encoding Protein transport protein sec1, producing MSSLITIVRNKFLEAIRSVNPPTRWKILVVDEYSQKLLGAVLKQFDILEENVTLIESITSIREPQPGFEAIYLLMPTSQNVDRIIRDFSNNKQYAAAHLFFIEGLPEKLFERLTSSPAEPYLQALKELFLNFNAIEAQAFSMNEPGYFFSIYSPPRTESSYKPARARLEEDLRFMSKMISNVCISLNEFPYIRFYMPSSHQPLGPLKPNAQTRPPPPPEGASRWRTNLARGAEARAYESVESDFVTKLLAFMVQDALEEHKKMNPDFGKVDPARPRATLLITDRSMDMMAPFVHEFTYQAMANDLLPIENGTKYSYKFQSSMGAYEDKVAILSDADTTWTSVRHLHMREAIDKLMSDFNKFLEENAVFKGEGAANLNDMKDMLANLPQYQEQREKFSLHLNMAQDCMALFEKEKLSEIANVEQSCATGLTAEGKTPKSLVEEMVPLLDSRDVLNMRKVRIIALYIQYRDGVPDEDRRRLYQHARLTLAEQDAVNALVHLGVRIARGPTDKDTKKKIKQKISGDEYELSRFKPAVKSIIEDHVADKLDPVMFPYVKDAPSAMPLSPRSPPPQTTSLRSQKPAWHRAPKASVQVDNRQRLLLFVAGGVTYSEMREVYHLSESLHKDIFIGSTHVLTPKGFVDDLKVLDLGGAGSRALPNGLRDMRGEPKSHQQLYDEKYFVQDAPPPQRVAPKAAKNLAPPRTATPIQISPTNSYQESVNSSAPSVKDEKKKKRGLFRF from the exons ATGTCCTCGTTGATAACCATTGTACGCAACA AGTTCTTGGAAGCAATACGTTCCGTCAACCCGCCCACGCGTTGGAAGATTCTCGTCGTTGATGAATACTCTCAGAAACTCTTAGGCGCTGTCCTGAAGCAGTTTGATATCTTGGAGGAGAATGTAACCT TGATCGAATCCATTACCAGTATTCGCGAGCCCCAGCCAGGTTTCGAGGCCATATACTTGCTGATGCCGACAAGCCAGAACGTTGACCGCATCATCAGAGACTTCTCCAATAATAAGCAATATGCTGCAGCACACTTGTTCTTCATTGAAG GTCTCCCGGAGAAATTGTTTGAGCGCCTGACATCATCACCCGCCGAGCCCTACCTTCAAGCGCTGAAAGAGCTTTTTCTCAACTTCAATG CCATCGAGGCCCAGGCATTTTCTATGAATGAACCTGGTTACTTTTTCAGCATATACAGTCCACCTAGAACAGAATCTTCCTACAAACCTGCACGGGCACGCTTAGAAGAAGACCTGAGATTCATGAGTAAAATG ATCTCCAATGTTTGTATATCTCTGAACGAATTTCCATATATCCGATTCTACATGCCTTCCAGTCATCAACCCCTTGGACCATTGAAACCCAATGCACAAACtcgaccaccaccaccacccgaGGGCGCGAGCCGATGGAGAACAAACCTGGCTCGCGGTGCAGAAGCGCGGGCATATGAGTCCGTAGAATCAGACTTTGTCACCAAGCTACTTGCATTTATGGTCCAAGACGCACTAGAGGAGCATAAGAAGATGAATCCTGATTTTGGA AAAGTCGATCCTGCTCGACCAAGAGCCACGTTACTGATTACAGATAGGTCGATGGATATGATGGCTCCATTTGTGCACGAGTTCACATACCAAGCTATGGCCAACGACCTTTTACCCATTGAAAACGGAACAAAATATTC ATACAAATTTCAGTCGTCCATGGGTGCTTATGAGGATAAAGTCGCCATTTTGTCAGATGCTGATACTACTTGGACTTCCGTTCGCCACCTTCACATGCGCGAAGCTATTGATAAACTTATGTCTGATTTCAACAAGTTCCTGGAAGAAAACGCCGTCTTCAAAGG aGAAGGTGCTGCCAACCTTAATGACATGAAGGATATGCTTGCAAACTTGCCTCAGTATCAAGAACAACGTGAAAAG TTTTCCTTGCATCTAAATATGGCACAGGATTGTATGGCCCTTTTCGAAAAGGAGAAGCTCTCAGAAATCGCAAATGTTGAACAG TCGTGCGCAACAGGCCTCACCGCTGAAGGCAAGACTCCAAAAAGCCTTGTAGAAGAGATGGTACCTCTCCTAGATAGTAGAGATGTTCT GAACATGCGTAAAGTACGAATCATCGCGTTGTATATTCAATACAGAGACGGTGTACCGGATGAAGATCGCAGACGATTATACCAACACGCAAGGCTGACTCTTGCAGAACAAGACGCTGTCAATGCTCTCGTCCATCTCGGTGTCCGGATCGCAAGA GGTCCTACCGATAAAGacacgaagaagaagatcaAACAAAAGATATCCGGAGATGAATACGAACTTTCTAGGTTTAAACCTGCAGTGAAATCTATTATCGAG GACCATGTCGCCGATAAATTAGACCCCGTAATGTTCCCCTACGTGAAAGACGCACCATCAGCCATGCCGTTATCCCCACGCTCACCTCCACCACAAACGACTTCTTTACGCAGTCAGAAACCAGCGTGGCATAGAGCCCCAAAAGCTTCTGTGCAGGTTGACAATCGACAGAGATTACTTCTTTTCGTCGCAGGTGGTGTAACGTACTCCGAGATGCGTGAAGTTTATCACCTATCAGAATCGTTACACAAAGATATTTTCATTG GGTCCACACATGTTCTTACTCCCAAGGGCTTTGTCGACGATCTCAAAGTCCTTGACTTGGGAGGTGCCGGTTCCAGAGCTCTGCCAAACGGGCTCCGAGATATGAGAGGGGAACCAAAGTCTCATCAACAGCTTTACGATGAAAAATACTTCGTACAAGATGCACCTCCGCCTCAGCGTGTGGCGCCCAAGGCAGCGAAGAACCTTGCGCCACCACGCACAGCAACGCCAATACAAATATCTCCCACAAATTCTTATCAGGAATCCGTCAATTCTTCCGCACCCTCCGtaaaagatgaaaagaagaagaaacgagGTCTTTTCCGCTTCTAA